The Legionella spiritensis DNA segment AAACATTAGGTGGTGAGGAAAATGAAAACCGCTGGCATTTAAACTCAAGATTAGAAAGCCCGAATAGCCGGTATGAACTGAGAGCTGGTGGTGTGATTCCGGGCGTCATGGTCAGCGGTATTTCATCAGAGCTACCTGGCCAGATTATCGGGCAAGTGTCTCAGAATGTTTATGATACGGCTACTGGTCGACATCTGTTAATACCTCAAGGTACCAAGCTTATTGGTGTTTATTCTAATGAAGTTGGTTTTGGCCAGAACTCAGTTTTAGTGGCGTGGCAACGTCTTGTTTATCCTGATGGCAAAGCACTTGATATCGGTTCGATGCCCGGAGCTGATAGTGCAGGTATGGCTGGGTTCAGAGATCAAGTTGATCATCACTATGCCAAGATTTATGGCTCAGCCCTTTTAATGTCGGCCATCGTTGGTGGGATCACTTATAGCCAGAGCCTCAATCAGAACAGTCAAGTTGGCTATAACCAGCCAACGGCCGGCAATGTATTGAGTCAGGCATTGGGACAACAATTGGGTGAAGTGACCTCTCAACTGGTGTCTAAAAATCTCAATGTATCACCCACGGTTAATGTCAGACCCGGCTATCGTTTCAATGTCATTGTCGTCAAAGACTTAACCTTTAAAAAACCTTTTCGGCAATTTGCTTATTAAACGGAGGAAAGCCAATGAAATTAAGATTGATTTTTTTATTGTTGTGGTCAACCAATGTTCTATCCAGTGGTGCGCCTGTGTTTGACTTTGCCAACTGGCTGGAAAACGGCAAGGTTATTATAAACCAAGTCAGTCAGTATAAGACCCAATTGGATCAATACCGGAATCAATTGAGCCAATACAACACCATGTTACAAAACACCAAATCGCTGACGTCATTTCAATGGGATAATGCCGACAGCATCATTAATAACCTGCTCGACACCACCAATACCATTGATTATTACAAACAAGAAGCCGGTAGCATGCAAGCTTATCTGGACCGCTTCCAAAGCCAGGAATATTACCAGAAAATCCCCTGCTTCAATGGTCATGGTAAATGCTCAGCCGAAGAACTTAAGAAAATAAGCCAGAATAAAATGGCCGCATCCGTTGCCCAGAAACGGGCAAATGATGCCATGCTCAAAGGCATTGATAAGCAACAGCAAAACCTGAAAAAAGATTCTGAAAAACTACGAAACCTGCAAGCCCATGCGCAAACTGCTGGTGGACAGAAACAGGCCCTTCAGGCTGCATCTCAACTTGCCAGCAATCAGGCCCATCAATTGCTGCAGATTCGTGGCTTATTGGTCGCACAGCAAAATGCCCAGGCCGTTAAAGATGCCGCCGAAACAAATAAACAAGCCATACAGGATGCCGGAGATGAACGATTTCGCTCTGGGTCATTCCATAAAAGTTCCGGTACAAAATGGTAATACAAGGAGAATAACCATGAGAATTTTAAGCTTATTAATCGCATTTTCAGTCTGTTTCCTGTCAGGTTGTGACAACGCAGAAACAAAAGCACGCAAGAAAGCTCAACATCTTGCCTCACTTACCTGTGATAGCTCTAAAAAAGATCGCTCAAAAGAAGAACTTCAGGTCATAGCAGACGCTTGTTTCAAACAAGGCGGTTATTCCAAAAGCTCCGGTATCAAATGGTAATATTATGAAAAAACAGACATTCACTTTTTTATTCGTATTCTTGTTAATTGGCTTTTCAGTCAATGCTCATGCCGATGGGGCTGGCATCGACAGCCGGGATTTGCTCGATAATATCCTCTATCGATTTTCCAATAATGCCTCGATGTGGAGTCATACTATTCTGAGCTATGCTCGATACCTTTTCTGGTCTTTAGCCATGATCAGTATGGTATGGACTTATGGCATGATGGCCTTAAGACGGGCTGATATTCAGGAGTTTCTCGCTGAAACCGTGCGTTTTTTGGTGGTCGTCGGCTTTTTCTATTGGCTTTTAGATAATGGACCTGCGATAGCCACCTCTATTATGGACTCCATGCGCAGGCTTGCGGCCAATGCATCTGGCATTGATGCAAAAGTATCCCCTTCCGATATTGTTGATGTGGGTTTTGATATCGTTTCAAAAGCCATTGATAACTCATCGGTCTGGTCACCAGCGGCAACGACGGTTGGGCTGATTGTTGCTGGAATCATTCTGATTGTTTTGGCCATGGTCAGTATCAATATGCTGATTATTTTAATTACCGGCTGGATATTAACTTATGGCGGCATCATTTTATTAGGCTTTGGCGGTGGTCGTTGGACTCAGGATATTGCCATCCAATATTACAAAACAGTGCTAGGTATTGCGCTTCAGGCTTTTGCCATGATTCTGATTATCGGTATCGGTAAGTCTTTTGTCGATCAGTACTATGCCGCTATGTCCAAAGACATTCTGTTAAAAGAAATGTTTGTCATGCTCGTGGTTGCTGTCGTCCTACTGGTCCTGATTAATAAAATTCCACCCATTCTGGCAAGTATTGTCTCGGGTGGCTCAGGCGGTGGTGGCGGTGGCCTTGGGTTAGGTGGTGCTTTGGGTGCAGCTGGCATTGCTGGCACTGCTCTGGCAGGAGCTGCCGGCGCTGCAAGTGCTCATAGTGCTGGGGGCCTTTCAGCCTTGAATGCTGCATTTAAAGCGGCTTCTCAAAGTATGGGGGTAGGTGATATTGGCGCTATGTCAGGCAATAGCTCAGGCCCTAAATCCGGTGGTCTAGCACAAGCCATGGGGCAGGCTTCTAAGTTTGCCGGTTCATTTGGTTCTCATCTTGCTTCTGGGGCGTTTGACGTTGCGCGTGAAAAAGCCGGCAGCATGAAAGCCTCATTTTCTGCCAAAACTTCCGATACAACGGGCGGTAAGATTGCCGAGGCCATCAATCAACGTGTTTCTTCAAGCTCGGATTCTGCTACTTCCAATCAATCATCTGACTCTCAAAATGTCACCTCGATGGGCGCACCAGAAGGCAGTTTTAGCTCTGGTAGTGAGGAAACCACAGACGAAGTCAGCCAGTTTGTGAATCAAAAAGCATCGGGAGATAACCAATGAAACCAAACCGCTCCATTGGTCCACAGGTAAGGCAAAAGCATGTTAATAAAGCCAGTAAGTATCTCATTATGTTAGTCATGCTTGCATTTTTAATCAGCATGCAAATTGGCACTCAATACGCGGCTTTTAAACTGTATCATGCTGATACCTTAAACTTTTCATTTACTCAATTCTATTGGCCATGGCAGGCGATTCTCTGGAATCTGCAATATCATCAATATTTTCCTGATATTTTTAATGCCGCCTTTGGTTTATCAGTTATGAGCGGTTGCCTTTTTTTAATGGGCATAATATTTCTCAACAAGCAGTTAAAACAAGAAAACGTCAGTGAATATCTCCATGGTTCTGCCCGATGGGCCAATATGACTGATTTAAAAGACGCCGGCATTATTGATAACGAAGAAGGCGTTTATGTCGGTGCCATTGAAGACGAAAAAGGTAATGTTCACTATTTACGCCATAACGGACCCGAACATATATTAACCTATGCCCCAACCCGCTCGGGTAAAGGGGTCGGTTTGGTAATTCCTACCCTATTATCCTGGAAAAAATCTTGTGTGATTACCGATCTAAAAGGTGAGCTATGGGCCTTGACCGCAGGCTGGCGGCAAAAACACGGCCATAACAAAGTCATTCGCTTTGAGCCGGCAACCCTTAAAGGCTCTGCTCGCTGGAATCCATTGGATGAAATCAGGGTTGGTACTGAGTATGAAGTTGGCGATGTACAAAACCTGGCAACACTCGTTGTTGATCCTGATGGCAAAGGACTCGAAACCCACTGGCAAAAAACCTCTCAAGCCTTGTTAGTTGGTTTTATTCTGCATGCCATTTATAAACTTCAAAATCAGGGTGAGCCGGCTACATTTCCCAATATCGATAGAATGCTGGTTGACCCCAATACCAATATCGCAGATTTACTCATTGAAATGACTCAATTCCCCCATGTGGATGGCAAAACCCATTCCGTTATTAGTGCTTCAGCCCGAGATATGATTGACCGGCCTGAAGAAGAAGCCGGCTCTGTGTTATCAACCTTAAAGTCTTATCTGGCGTTATATCGTGATCCTGTCGTTGCCCATAATGTTTCAGCATCTGATTTCTGTATCAAAGATTTAATGCATCACACCAACCCTGTCAGCCTCTATATCGTCACCCAACCCAATGACAAAGCAAGGCTGCAACCATTGGTTCGAGTCATGCTAAATATGGTCGTCAGACTATTAGCCGATAAAATGGATTTTGAACGCGTAGATGATGGACAAGGACATTATTCTGTCAAAACTAAAAAGACATACAAGCATCGTTTATTATGCATGATTGATGAGTTTCCTAGCCTTGGGAAACTCGATATCTTACAGGAGTCATTAGCTTTTGTTGCTGGTTACGGCCTGAAGTTTTACTTAATTTGTCAAGATATCAATCAGCTTAAAAGCCGAGAGCGAGGCTATGGACCTGATGAAACCATTACCTCCAATTGCCACATTCAAAACGCCTACCCACCCAACCGAATTGAAACCGCCGAACATCTGTCAAAACTCACAGGACAAACTACGATCGTTAAAGAGCACATCACCACCAGCGGCAAGCGTGTATCCACTTTTTTAAATCAGATTTCTAAAACCAAACAGGAAGTCTCAAGACCGTTATTAACCATTGACGAATGTCAGCGCATGCCCGGACCTAAAAAAGATGCCAATGGATTAATTACCGAGGCTGGTGACATGGTTATTTATGTTGCCGGTTTTCCTGCTATTTACGGCAAGCAGCCTCTCTATTTTAAAGATTCAGTGTTTATTGCCAGAGCATCAGTTGAAGCGCCAACACAATCAGATATTTTACGTGCCCGTTTAACTAAAGATGAGGAAATCAGGTTATGAAACAACTAACCATCTGGGCAGCGGTTTTTATGTTAAGCATCTTTGTCTTGAGCGTTCTTCTGGTTTTTCTAGGATTTCGGATTAACACGACTGATTCTATACCAATAGGTGTCTATCGAATGACAGCATATAAAAACCTCAAAAATGCTTATGTTATTTTTTGTCCTGATGATCGACCTGTTTTCCAGCAAGCCTTAGTTCGAGGATATATTAACAGTGGTTTTTGCCCTGATAGCTATGGATATTTAATGAAAAAAGTCGTAGCAACAACAGGTGATAACATAGCGGTCAACAGTAAGGGCGTCTTTGTCAATGACAGGCTTATTCCCTATTCAAAACCTCAGCTTAAAGATGCTCTCAATCGCTCATTACCTCAATGGCAAGCAAAAAATTATCAATTAAATGACGATGAAGTTATGGCCATGACCGATCAAAGCCAGTGGTCTTTTGATGGTCGTTATTATGGCCCTATTAAATCAGGACAAATAAAAGGAATGCTCACACCCATATGGGTCTACCCAAAACAGGAGAAAATACATGAATCATAAACCCGATTTAAATGAAGTCATTGCTGAAAAACTGGAAGATTTAACCGTCCCTGGCTTTATTGCTGAAGTCACACCACTTGAAGCTGAAATCATGGGTGCATTTTATGAAGATGCCATCAGTGAAGAAGAAGCACAGGAGGCCGCCTATGACTAAGATGTCTCACCACCAAATCGTTGCTAACCAGATCATCGAAAGCCTAAAACAAGGAACAGCACCTTGGCTAAAGCCTTGGGAACCTGGCATTGGCGATGGCCATATTCCCTTTAATCCCGTTACCGGAAAACGATACCGTGGTATCAATGCCCTGTACTTAATGCTGAATCAAGATGGCGATAACCGCTGGCTAACCTATAAACAGGCCCAAAGCATTGATGCACAGGTCCGCAAAGGCGAGAAAGGAACAACAGTACAATACTGGAAATTTAGTGAAGAAAAAATCAAAAAAGATGATTCAGGTAATTCGGTTCTTGATGAACAAGGCAATCCAGTAAAAGTGCAGGTTAATCTTGAAAGACCAAAAGTATTTTATGCCAGAGTTTTTCATGCTTCACAAATTGATAATATGCCTGAGCTCATACAAAAAGAGCAAGACTGGTCTTTAGTTGAGAAAGCGGAAACGCTGCTAACAAATTCTGGTGCATCTATTTTCCACTCAGAAGCAGACCGAGCTTTTTACAGATTATCGACAGACAGTATTCACCTGCCACCTAAAGACCAATTTAAATCAGCGGCTCATTATTATGCCACAGCGCTTCACGAGCTAGGACACTGGAGTGGTCACCCCTCCAGACTCAACCGCGACTTAGGCCACCCGTTTGGCAGTGAGGCCTATGCCAAAGAAGAGTTGAGAGCTGAAATCGCCAGCATGATATTAGGTGCGGAGCTTGGCATTGGCCATGATCCTTCTCAACATACTGCTTACATCAAATCATGGATTCGTGTTTTAGAGGATGATCCATTAGAAATATTCAGAGCATCCGCAGATGCTGAAAAAATTGTCAATCATATTTGTTCTTTGGAACAGGTCCAAGAGTTAAATCAAGAGCAAACCATTGAAATCAGGGATGAACAACCAAAAGAGGAAATCCTCATGGAATCAAAACAATACATCTCCGAGAAAACCTGGCTCAGCATCCCCTACAAAGAAAAAGACAAAGCAAAATCAATAGTAGGTAAACTTGCTGATGGGACAACTGGGATTGCCTGGGACAAAGAACAAAAATGCTGGTATGCAAAGCCAGGTATTGATATTGAAAAAATCAAACCCTGGCTTCCAGAAAACCAGATTTCACCAGAAGATAAAGCCCTTTCACCTGCTGATGAATTCAAAGAAGCCTTAATCAGCTTAGGCGCCAGAGTAACAGGAGAGCATCCCATTATCGATGGCCAACCCCATCGCATACAAATGGACGATGATAAACACGGTGAAAAGGCAGGGTTTTATGTGGTTCATTTAGATGGTATTCCCGCTGGTTATATTAAAAACAACCGCACAGGTGCTGAACTAAAATGGAAATGCAAAGGCTATGTATTAACCGACGAGCAAAAATCAGCCCTTAAAGCTCAGGCACTTGAAAATCAGAAAAACCGTGAGCTTGAACTTGATGAAAAGCACAAAAATACTGCGCTTAAACTGACGCAAAGGCTATCTAAAATGAAAGAGGCAACCGAACAAACCCCCTATATGAAATCAAAAGGTATTCAAGTTCACTCCGGTGTTTATACTAGCCCTTCATACAAAATAACCTGCATTCCAGCAATGGATATTGATGGCAAAATCTGGAGCATTCAATATATCGGTGATGATGGCTCTAAAAATTTTGCCAAAGACTCCAGAAAGGAAGGCTGTTTTCATGTATTAGGTGGCTTAGAAAAACTTGCTGACTCACCTGTCATTATCATTGCTGAGGGGTATGCAACTGCGGCAACTATAAAAGAAGCCACTGCTCTGCCGGCTGTTGTTTCTGCCTTTGATGCAGGCAATCTTAAATCGGTGGCAAAGGCAATGCATGAAGAGTATCCCCATACCCCAATTATGCTGGCCGCTGATGATGATAAGCACCTTGAGCAGTCAAAAGGGATTAACCCAGGCAAAGAAAAAGCTGGTGAAGCTGCTGATGCTGTCAATGGTTTTATCGTTATACCCACTTTTGCGCTAGGTGAGCAGTCATTAAATCCTAAGCAATTTAGTGATTTTAATGACTTGGCCAACCATAGCAAGCTAGGAATTGAGGGAGTTAAACGGCAGATCAAACCCAAGGTCGATAAAATTGCTAAGAAATATAGATACTTACGTCAGCCGCGAAAAGGAAATGTTGTTCATATCACATAATCTATAAAATAGTTGGCACCTTGATTAACTTCGAATGTGTTGTCTCAAATATAAATGTAACCAAAAATAAGAAATATTTTGAGGCAACTCATCATACACTCGCAAACATTAAGTGAGATGGTATTCCACTTTTTTTTGTCAATTTGTTATTCTGATATTTATGTACAGAGATTTTAACGAGAAAGTAAGTGCAATCAAATAAGCCAAACAGTATACAAATACAATCAGTCCAATCTCTATTCTTGAGAATGTATTTTAACGATACATTGTTGGCTACAGGAACTGGCTTTACTATAGAAACGCCAAATGGACATGTATTGATCACTAATAGACATAATTTCACAGGCAGAAATCCTTATACTGGCGAAGTACTTTCGTCTCATGGAGGCGTACCAAATATTGTGGAAATTTTTCACAATGTTAGAGGAAAGTTGGGCAGTTGGTTGCCTATTAAGCAAAATCTTTACAATGACCCAGAAATAATGCAAGAACCCCTTTGGCATGAACATCCAAAATTAGGCGAGCAGGCAGATGTGGTTGCCTTAACTCTTCAGCTAAATAACAGTATTATTTGCTACCCATATTCCCTTGATGAAAAAAATAAAATAGCCATTAGTCCTGCTGATATTGTAAGCGTCATTGGCTTCCCATTTGGTAAAACTGCTGGTGGTTTCCTTGCCATATGGGCAACAGGTTTTATGGCAAGCGAACCAAATTTACAATATGAAGGTATGCCAAAATTTTTGATTGATTGTCGTTCTAGGCAAGGACAATCAGGATCACCCGTAGTAGCACATAGAAGCGGAGGCGCTGTAGCCATGGAAGGAGGTGATACAGCTATTTTCACCAATTCAATAACTAATTTACTAGGCGTTTATAGCGGACGCATAAATTCAGAATCTGATTTGGGTGTTGTGTGGAAAACTAATGTAATCAAGGAGATATTAGCCAGTATCTAACAACCTCACAGGATTATGATTCTTGTGTAAATGAACTGAACTGTATCGAGTTGAACAGGTTCTGAGATCCTCTTGGAGCTTCAACTAACAGGTATGATCCGTATTTCATATAAAATCATTTAATACCTCAGCGCATTTCAAAAAAATATCCCAATCATCTGATTTCATATCAAGACACCAAACACCGGCTAAAATAGCTTGCGAGTATCCCCAGCCAATAATAATTTGTCGATCAAAACTAAGTATTTCAGCAAAGATATCAATGCGATCAGCCATAATTTTTTTCAGATTAGGTTTGGTAGCAATTTGAGGAATAGGGTTCCTGAGAAAAGCGCCACATTCATATTCTGGTGGTCCTACGACACCTTTTGGATCAATTGCTAACCATGGCTTCCTTTGGGCAGACAAAATATTGAAATGGTGAAGATCACCATGAAGTAAGACAGTTTTTTTTGCTTGATTGTGTAACTCACCAGCAATTCGCTTTGCTTTATCAATGTTCTTACTATCGAACCCTGCTGGGCATTTAATGTCTGACTCAAGTCGTCTAAACCAATCAGATGTCGAAGGAAACTTTAATTCATCAGGTATCGACTTTTGGATGTTAATAATGACGTTAGCTGCAATACGCGTCGCTTCACGCTCACTAACAACATTTGCTAATGTTTTTCCTGGGCAACATTCTTCAAGTAATAAAATACCTTGATTCCTATCATAATTAATAAGTTTAACAATGCCTTCGCCACGCATAAAATTAAGTGCTTCTATTTCACTGTCAGTCTCAGGCCCAGGTATACAAAATTTAACAATAATGGTCTTTCCATCATGTTGCCTTGCGGAAGTTGTATAGTTGAAAGATAGATGTGATAGAGGCTGGATGTTTGATAGCTTGTAGGCTTTTTCAGCATACCTTATTAAATGACTTAAATTTCCAAGCCAGGTGGAACCTTTTGTACCATGAGTATTGATAATTCGCTCTGCGAAGCCATTTGGAAAATTTATATCATTTGCTTTTTCACCAGTCATATTATCTTCCATTAGCCATAAAGCCTCTAAATAAACTGCTAAGTTTTCCTTGCTGCCAGGACATTATATTTTCCTTACCACATGCAAGCATCAACCGATAATGGGCTAAGATTCCATAAACAAACCATAGTTCTTGTGCTATTAAAAAAGCATCTGATATATTTTCTTCGGACTCGAACATCATATAAGGCTTAAGACCGGCGCTCTTTATCTCTACATAAGTCTTATCCTCTTCTTTTAAGGCATGATGTTTTTTAATTATGTGCAAAAAATTAAGCAACGAAAAAAATGGATGGGAAATAACCAGTTCACCTAAATCAATGATGGTGATTGTTTGTGATGAACCATCAATAAGCACATTATTGTCATTGAAGTCAGGCTGTACAATGGTTTGCTTTATTGAATATGAAGATAATTTTTCACATAAAGTGGAAATCTTTGGAACCAAAGCCCCTACTTCATCGATTTTTATTTCTGACAATCCATCATCCTTTAACAACTTCTTATCTAGAATTATCTTTCTATACAAGGCAGGAAAATTTTCCAGCCGCCAATCTGGCACGCCAACATCTAGAAGAGCATCAACGCGCTCTGAAACTGCAAGCTGAAGTGATGTAAATTGGTCAATAGCCCTACAAACCAATTCTTTATCAAATTTCTTCTTTAAAATTACTCTTAATGAAAGGCCTGCATCTTTCATCAAAAAACAATTCAATTCGACGTTTGAAGCTATTATTATTGGTGTAGAGGCATCAAATTGTTCATGTAAAACTTGAGATATTTTGGCTTCCAAGGCAATGGCTGGTGGCGTTTGTTTTAGATAGACATATCCCTCAGATGTTTTAAACCTGATGACATAAGACCAATGGGTGTGTTGCACCTTTTCTGGTAAGTCGGATTTTAACGTATACCCAAGAGATTTCAAGCATTTGTGCGCCCATTGAGTAGCCTCTTTATGTATATTATTAGCCTTTTCATCGGTCATAATGTATCTTCCACCACAGTACCTTGATGATATGCAATTTTCCAGGAATCATTTTCAAGCCGCCATATCGTTGACCGCCTTGTAATTCTCGTTCCCTGTGTAAGGGTATAAGTTAACAAGTAGTTATGATCAGCTATTTTCTGGCAACAAAAATCTGTTGCTCCCCACTGCTCAGTTTCCCAATCATCAATAGGTTGCTGTTGATATCTTTCAAGCAATGTTTTGATGACATATTCTCGACAATATCTTCTCCCTGAAGCACCAATTTCCCAAAAGGATGCAGTAGTCATATTTTCCAATGCTTCACGGGATGTACCAAACTCTCGCCTGTGAAAAATTGGCTCTCGTTGTTTAAGCTCTTGTAATATATTTTGACAATCAGGCGCTGTTTCAAGAGGCATCGCTGATTGAGCAGCCATTTTTTTTACAATGGTATTAACAATGAACTCCGCTCGTTCATACGGAGGTAGCAATGGAACTTCAATGATGTTGTAACTCAAGTCTTCATAAATTTTTCTGACATCGTCCCCAAATAATTTTGCCTGACTGTATGTCATTTTACGCTCATCATCATTTTCATAAATTTCTTCCCAAGCAGGGAGGAATAAAACTTGTTTGTTGTATTGATATTGATGAGCAGCTTTGGTTTGGGAATGACAATCTAAATCAAATAGTTTAGCGTAGCCAATGTTATCAGGAATGCCACGATCGTAGATAACAGGGCCCTGACGATTTTCCATTTGCTTGAATTGATAGATTGAGCGAGATAATAGAAGGTCGGCAAATAATTTTGGATCATGTTCAGGGACACCACTACCTTCGATTGCTCTTTGTTCCGCTAAAATTTGTCTGGCCGGTTCATCAATGCAGAGAAATCCAAGCTTTCTCAATTCTTTGAGGATTGTTGACTTACCTGCCCCCATAGCACCAGTTAGAATAAAATAATTATGCTTATTCATTAAATTTATTTTCCACTCGCTCATTCTTTTTAAAATGTAGTTTCATGCCAATATGACTCGGCACAAATCCAAGGCTTTCATAAAACTTTAAAGCCTCCGGTCTGGATTTATCTGTTGTCAGTTGAACAAGCTGACATCCACGTTGTTTGGCTTTGTCGAGTAGAAAGTTAAATAGTCTTTTGCCTATCCCTTTGTTTCGATATTTTTTTTGGATTCTGACACCTTCTATCTGGGCTCTAACTCCGCCTTTATAAGTGAGATATTGTAAATAATCTATTTGGGCCACTCCAACAATTTGATTATCATCTTCTACAACAAAAATGTCAGCGCTGTTGTTTTTTGAAATCTCATCCCATGCCTTAAAATTTAGTGTATTTTTCTTTACAACTCCATTTGATCATCTGGCAGATAAATTTCCATTTCTTCATAGGGTTGCTGCATAATATACTTAAGTCTTGTTTTTAAATTGCCGCAGTGAATTTCAAGCTTATTGTAATTAGGGTCTAGTATATATAATGAAGCGCCTTCACTAGTGTTTTCTTTCCACTGAGGAATATTTTCTTTTACTACTGTTTCACGAATATCTTTTATCGACTGAGAATCAACTGAAAAAGCAATATGTGTATACTCTTCCAATGCTTGTGTTTTTGTATTTGTGTTGCAACTTAGGCAGAGCCATATATCTTTCGCAGAAAGGTAGGCACCATTTTTCCATTTCACAATTAGCTTAAACTTTAGAATGTTACAGTAAAACTCTATTGATCTTGTAATATTTATTGTGGCGAATGTGATATGATTAATCCCTGTTATCATGATTCCTTTCCGAAACAGTTTATGAAACCGAAAAATTTTTTCTTATCTGATAAGTCAATTACTTTTTTATCATAACGCTGGTTACAAAACTCTTTTCCAACACCAATGAAATTGAGGCCTAATTGCTGAGCGGCAATATA contains these protein-coding regions:
- a CDS encoding trypsin-like peptidase domain-containing protein, with the translated sequence MATGTGFTIETPNGHVLITNRHNFTGRNPYTGEVLSSHGGVPNIVEIFHNVRGKLGSWLPIKQNLYNDPEIMQEPLWHEHPKLGEQADVVALTLQLNNSIICYPYSLDEKNKIAISPADIVSVIGFPFGKTAGGFLAIWATGFMASEPNLQYEGMPKFLIDCRSRQGQSGSPVVAHRSGGAVAMEGGDTAIFTNSITNLLGVYSGRINSESDLGVVWKTNVIKEILASI
- a CDS encoding GNAT family N-acetyltransferase, whose amino-acid sequence is MSKNNSADIFVVEDDNQIVGVAQIDYLQYLTYKGGVRAQIEGVRIQKKYRNKGIGKRLFNFLLDKAKQRGCQLVQLTTDKSRPEALKFYESLGFVPSHIGMKLHFKKNERVENKFNE
- a CDS encoding VOC family protein codes for the protein MITGINHITFATINITRSIEFYCNILKFKLIVKWKNGAYLSAKDIWLCLSCNTNTKTQALEEYTHIAFSVDSQSIKDIRETVVKENIPQWKENTSEGASLYILDPNYNKLEIHCGNLKTRLKYIMQQPYEEMEIYLPDDQMEL
- a CDS encoding aminoglycoside phosphotransferase family protein — its product is MTDEKANNIHKEATQWAHKCLKSLGYTLKSDLPEKVQHTHWSYVIRFKTSEGYVYLKQTPPAIALEAKISQVLHEQFDASTPIIIASNVELNCFLMKDAGLSLRVILKKKFDKELVCRAIDQFTSLQLAVSERVDALLDVGVPDWRLENFPALYRKIILDKKLLKDDGLSEIKIDEVGALVPKISTLCEKLSSYSIKQTIVQPDFNDNNVLIDGSSQTITIIDLGELVISHPFFSLLNFLHIIKKHHALKEEDKTYVEIKSAGLKPYMMFESEENISDAFLIAQELWFVYGILAHYRLMLACGKENIMSWQQGKLSSLFRGFMANGR
- a CDS encoding aminoglycoside phosphotransferase family protein; amino-acid sequence: MTGEKANDINFPNGFAERIINTHGTKGSTWLGNLSHLIRYAEKAYKLSNIQPLSHLSFNYTTSARQHDGKTIIVKFCIPGPETDSEIEALNFMRGEGIVKLINYDRNQGILLLEECCPGKTLANVVSEREATRIAANVIINIQKSIPDELKFPSTSDWFRRLESDIKCPAGFDSKNIDKAKRIAGELHNQAKKTVLLHGDLHHFNILSAQRKPWLAIDPKGVVGPPEYECGAFLRNPIPQIATKPNLKKIMADRIDIFAEILSFDRQIIIGWGYSQAILAGVWCLDMKSDDWDIFLKCAEVLNDFI
- a CDS encoding AAA family ATPase — encoded protein: MNKHNYFILTGAMGAGKSTILKELRKLGFLCIDEPARQILAEQRAIEGSGVPEHDPKLFADLLLSRSIYQFKQMENRQGPVIYDRGIPDNIGYAKLFDLDCHSQTKAAHQYQYNKQVLFLPAWEEIYENDDERKMTYSQAKLFGDDVRKIYEDLSYNIIEVPLLPPYERAEFIVNTIVKKMAAQSAMPLETAPDCQNILQELKQREPIFHRREFGTSREALENMTTASFWEIGASGRRYCREYVIKTLLERYQQQPIDDWETEQWGATDFCCQKIADHNYLLTYTLTQGTRITRRSTIWRLENDSWKIAYHQGTVVEDTL